TAGTGAGCTCGTACTGTAGCACGCCCGGCCAAACGCAATGAAAGACTCCTCCGTTCTTGGCACAATTCCATTCAGGGTGCCTCTCTTTTACCCAGTCCACCCAAGGCTCTAGAGCGATCGGCACAGAAAACAAAGCTCTGTCCTCTGCAAATGCCTCATGCCTTGTTCCCATGCACAGCGATAAGACAAGAGCTACTGCTGCGCTGAATAACTTGCCATAATGGATAGAATTGCGCTCAACCATAGGAGACCTCAGATTTATTAATTATTGGGGAGTTTAGCATAGCCATATAATATGTAATATCATATAATGGTGGGGTAAATTTTACTATAGTCTATGTACTCCCATGAAAGGTAGTTGTTATGTATCTCAGACGCGGCATTTTATTATTGTTACTTACGTCAATTTTTACACTTCTTGCGGCTTGCGACGAGGAAGATGGCGATGGCGAGGCGCCTGAACTGCGGTTCGTTCAAGCTTCACCCGATGCACCTTCAGTAGATCTTCTGCTAGACGAGGAAGCGATTCTTGAAAGAGTTGGATATTTAGAATCAACTGACTATTTCGAGATCGATGAAGAAGCGGAGGAGTTTAAACTAACCGCTTCAGACTCGTTCACGACTTTCTTTACGTTTGGCAACTCTTTAAGAGAGGACGAGCATTATACGCTCATTTCCTTGGGTTATACTGACGAAATGGATGGCTTACTTCTTCTTGACGACAACGCAAAACCAGAGTCTTCCAGAGTTAAGCTTCGCTTTGTTAATGCTGCGCCAAGTGCTCCTGATATAGACGTGTATGTCGTGCCTAATGATTCTGACTTATCTATGGTTCTTCCAACCGTTAGTGATTTAGGTTTTAGCGAAGATTCGGATTACGTTACGGGCTTGGAGGGTGATTACCAGATTCAAGTTACGCCG
This region of Deltaproteobacteria bacterium genomic DNA includes:
- a CDS encoding DUF4397 domain-containing protein — translated: MYLRRGILLLLLTSIFTLLAACDEEDGDGEAPELRFVQASPDAPSVDLLLDEEAILERVGYLESTDYFEIDEEAEEFKLTASDSFTTFFTFGNSLREDEHYTLISLGYTDEMDGLLLLDDNAKPESSRVKLRFVNAAPSAPDIDVYVVPNDSDLSMVLPTVSDLGFSEDSDYVTGLEGDYQIQVTPKDSSEVIATSDIITFESGQIRSILLVEDEGGGAPFNIIFLRDRK